One window of Felis catus isolate Fca126 chromosome D4, F.catus_Fca126_mat1.0, whole genome shotgun sequence genomic DNA carries:
- the LOC101088194 gene encoding actin-related protein 2/3 complex subunit 3-like, with translation MPAYHSSLMDPDTKLIGNMALLPIRSQFKGPAPRETKDTDIVDEAIYYFKANVFFKNYEIKNEADRTLIYITLYISECLKKLQKCNSKSQGEKEMYTLGITNFPIPGEPGFPLNAIYAKPANKQEDEVMGAYLQQLRQETGLRLCEKVFGPQNDKPSKWWTCFVKRRFMNKSLSGPGQ, from the coding sequence ATGCCGGCTTACCACTCTTCTCTCATGGACCCCGATACCAAACTCATTGGAAACATGGCACTGTTGCCTATCAGAAGTCAGTTCAAAGGACCCGCCCCTAGAGAGACAAAAGATACAGATATTGTGGATGAAGCCATCTATTATTTCAAGGCCaatgttttcttcaaaaactATGAGATTAAGAATGAAGCTGATAGAACCTTGATATATATAACACTCTATATTTCTGAGTGTCTGAAGAAACTCCAAAAGTGCAATTCCAAAAGCCAAGGTGAGAAAGAAATGTATACCCTGGGAATCACTAATTTTCCCATTCCTGGAGAGCCTGGTTTTCCACTTAACGCAATTTATGCCAAACCTGCAAACAAACAGGAAGATGAGGTGATGGGGGCCTACTTACAGCAGCTGAGACAAGAGACTGGACTGAGACTTTGTGAGAAAGTTTTTGGCCCTCAGAATGATAAACCTAGCAAGTGGTGGACTTGCTTTGTGAAGAGACGGTTCATGAACAAGAGTCTTTCAGGACCTGGACAGTAA